Proteins from a genomic interval of Luteibacter pinisoli:
- a CDS encoding sensor domain-containing diguanylate cyclase: MVEQGQRSWAFRLLGAVACCVLFAVAGIAHAAPTLSGNYRDVHPGDEPAKVLAEAWTAPLPAFDPARMQLFPTSGAGTWVIVRALPPWTTGERVLSIHNPGAGKVSLYYAPDDRVTTALDDFGPPLHGHGRVAFAIPASIPDSRPLLLKFEPSDKAPGAVTISVDSWPDYLGDDATWLVFATACFAIMLTMALMALCFALILRDMTFGWYAAYLVCYALIQGLKSGFVFHPLELQMLAGLGDSLGTAATALSVSFAALFMLRFCKADDYVPLLRTPVLAFALGMPVIATLQMTGVSILVSTAHLLLQPLLLLGAVLLLVAGAIAAARGSRHAWFFLVGWTPLLLLTALCGAQLQGMFAGAPWLPDAAIAMGAFEAIVLSIGLSDRALTIRHDRDKARQLADADPLTGVLNRRAWTDAALATLEEGMGRPVALLFLDLDHFKSLNDRHGHAAGDRALVAMAGALRHELRPSDLLGRYGGEEFVALLRGAEREHAVQIATRLCRRVSRLDVHVGGNEMLTVSIGIAMRTPADTVQSLIERADQAMYAAKLGGRNRVVCSGPTAPTLVRSKAVPTK, translated from the coding sequence ATGGTTGAGCAGGGGCAGCGTTCTTGGGCTTTCCGCCTTTTGGGGGCGGTGGCTTGCTGCGTCCTTTTTGCCGTGGCGGGCATCGCCCATGCGGCTCCCACGCTGAGCGGCAACTACCGGGACGTGCACCCCGGTGACGAGCCCGCCAAGGTGCTCGCCGAAGCCTGGACAGCCCCCCTGCCCGCCTTTGATCCCGCGCGGATGCAGCTATTCCCCACCAGCGGCGCCGGTACATGGGTCATCGTGCGCGCCCTGCCGCCGTGGACCACCGGCGAGCGCGTGCTCAGCATCCACAACCCGGGCGCGGGCAAGGTGAGCCTTTACTACGCGCCCGATGACAGGGTGACCACGGCGCTGGACGACTTCGGCCCACCCTTGCATGGCCACGGTCGCGTGGCCTTCGCCATCCCCGCTTCCATCCCCGACTCACGCCCGCTGCTGCTGAAGTTCGAGCCCAGCGACAAGGCCCCCGGCGCCGTCACCATCAGCGTGGATAGCTGGCCGGATTACCTGGGCGACGATGCGACCTGGCTGGTCTTCGCCACGGCGTGTTTCGCCATCATGCTCACCATGGCACTGATGGCGTTGTGCTTTGCCCTGATCCTGCGCGACATGACATTCGGCTGGTATGCCGCGTACCTGGTCTGCTACGCGCTGATCCAGGGCCTGAAGTCCGGGTTTGTTTTCCATCCGCTGGAACTGCAGATGCTGGCTGGGCTCGGCGATTCGCTGGGCACCGCGGCCACGGCGTTGTCGGTGTCCTTCGCGGCCCTGTTCATGCTGCGGTTCTGCAAAGCGGACGATTACGTACCGCTGCTACGCACGCCCGTGCTCGCCTTCGCCCTGGGCATGCCGGTGATCGCCACCCTGCAGATGACGGGCGTGTCGATCCTTGTGAGTACCGCGCACCTGCTGCTGCAGCCCCTGCTCCTTCTCGGCGCGGTGCTCCTGCTCGTGGCCGGCGCGATCGCCGCGGCGCGCGGCTCCCGCCATGCGTGGTTCTTCCTCGTCGGCTGGACGCCCCTGCTGTTGCTGACCGCGCTGTGCGGCGCGCAGTTGCAAGGCATGTTTGCCGGGGCTCCGTGGCTTCCCGACGCGGCCATCGCGATGGGCGCGTTCGAGGCCATCGTGTTGTCCATCGGCCTTTCCGATCGCGCGCTGACGATTCGCCATGATCGTGACAAGGCGCGCCAGCTCGCCGATGCCGATCCGCTCACCGGCGTGCTGAACCGCCGCGCATGGACCGACGCCGCGCTCGCCACGCTGGAGGAAGGCATGGGACGCCCCGTGGCGCTGCTGTTCCTCGACCTGGATCACTTCAAGTCACTGAACGACCGCCATGGCCACGCCGCCGGCGACCGCGCCCTGGTGGCGATGGCGGGTGCGCTGCGCCACGAACTGCGCCCGAGCGACCTGCTGGGCCGTTATGGCGGCGAGGAATTCGTGGCACTGCTCCGCGGCGCAGAGCGCGAGCACGCCGTGCAGATCGCGACGCGCCTGTGCCGTCGCGTGAGCCGGCTCGACGTGCACGTGGGTGGCAACGAGATGCTCACGGTATCCATCGGCATTGCCATGCGCACGCCGGCGGATACCGTGCAGTCACTGATCGAGCGCGCCGACCAGGCCATGTACGCGGCCAAACTGGGCGGCCGTAACCGCGTCGTCTGCTCCGGCCCCACGGCCCCTACCCTGGTCCGCAGCAAGGCCGTCCCCACCAAGTAG
- a CDS encoding thiamine pyrophosphate-dependent enzyme, which translates to MSVPHSIAARHKGFNRAEIVDQNFVEFVQFWRGDVATPPRDDEPVLPGSTLDARGFRELLESQLISRHLDLMARVLRVQNKVFYTIGSSGHEGNAMVARATRHTDPAFLHYRSGGFMAERFRKLPGMDPVMDSALSFAASSEDPASGGRHKVWGSKPLWVLPQTSTIASHLPKALGTAIAIEQGKRIRHALPIPDDSITICSFGDASSNHATAQTAFNAAAWTAYQKLPAPVLFVCEDNGIGISVKTPSGWVASNFERRSNLDYFYADGLDLAGGYAGVQRAVEHCRTTRRPTFLHLNTTRVMGHAGTDFEIEWRSVEELVALEATDPLLRSATIALASGLYDRESLLGLYDSIRKRCFEAAEDADRRPRLTRLDDVMKPLAPYTPDAVRAEAQRAGDAAERERVFGGAEKLPEKQAPRHLAIQIGMALHDLMAKYPESLLFGEDVAQKGGVYTVTKGLHKAFRNTRVFNTLLDETMILGLAQGYANMGMLPLPEIQYLAYFHNACDQIRGEAASLQFFSNDQYRNPMVMRVASLGYQRGFGGHFHNDNSITALRDIPGLVVGCPSRGDDAAMMLRTLAALAKVDGRVTAFLEPIALYMTKDLYEAGDGQWQFAYPAPGEALALGGGRVYNDGADDLVIFTFGNGVPMSLRAARRIETERGWKVRVIDLRWLVPLNDAFIAAQAKGAKRILVVDEGRKSAGVGEGVITAIVEAGLGAVPLRRVVGADTFTPLAGAAFLVLPGDDDVVAAASELA; encoded by the coding sequence ATGTCCGTCCCGCATTCCATCGCCGCCCGCCACAAGGGCTTCAACCGCGCCGAGATCGTTGACCAGAACTTCGTTGAATTCGTGCAGTTCTGGCGCGGCGACGTGGCCACGCCGCCGCGCGACGACGAGCCGGTACTCCCGGGCAGCACGCTGGATGCGCGCGGCTTTCGTGAACTGCTCGAATCGCAGCTGATCAGCCGCCACCTCGACCTGATGGCACGCGTCCTGCGCGTGCAGAACAAGGTGTTCTACACCATCGGTTCGTCCGGCCATGAAGGCAACGCGATGGTGGCCCGCGCCACGCGGCACACCGATCCGGCGTTCCTGCATTACCGAAGCGGCGGCTTCATGGCCGAGCGCTTCCGCAAGCTGCCCGGCATGGATCCGGTGATGGATTCCGCGCTGTCGTTCGCCGCCAGCAGCGAAGACCCGGCCTCGGGTGGCCGTCACAAGGTGTGGGGGAGCAAGCCGTTGTGGGTGCTTCCGCAGACATCCACCATCGCCTCGCACCTTCCGAAGGCGTTGGGTACGGCGATCGCCATTGAACAGGGCAAGCGTATCCGCCATGCGCTGCCGATCCCGGACGATTCGATCACCATCTGCTCGTTCGGTGATGCCTCGTCGAACCATGCCACCGCCCAGACGGCCTTCAATGCCGCTGCCTGGACGGCTTACCAGAAGCTGCCCGCACCCGTGCTGTTCGTCTGCGAAGACAACGGCATCGGCATTTCGGTGAAGACGCCGTCGGGCTGGGTGGCCAGCAACTTCGAGCGTCGCTCCAACCTCGATTATTTCTATGCGGATGGCCTCGACCTCGCCGGCGGCTACGCTGGCGTGCAGCGTGCCGTCGAGCATTGCCGGACGACGCGACGTCCCACGTTCCTGCACCTGAACACCACGCGTGTGATGGGCCATGCGGGCACCGATTTCGAGATCGAATGGCGCTCGGTGGAAGAACTCGTGGCACTGGAGGCCACCGACCCGTTGCTGCGTAGCGCCACCATCGCGCTCGCCTCGGGCCTGTACGATCGTGAAAGCCTGCTCGGCCTGTACGACAGCATCCGCAAGCGCTGCTTCGAAGCCGCCGAAGATGCCGACCGCCGTCCGCGGCTGACCCGCCTCGACGATGTGATGAAGCCGCTGGCGCCCTACACGCCGGATGCGGTGCGTGCGGAAGCCCAGCGTGCCGGTGATGCGGCCGAGCGCGAGCGCGTCTTCGGTGGTGCGGAGAAGCTCCCGGAGAAGCAGGCACCGCGTCATCTCGCCATCCAGATTGGCATGGCGCTGCACGACCTCATGGCGAAGTATCCGGAGAGCCTTCTGTTCGGTGAAGACGTTGCCCAGAAGGGCGGCGTGTACACGGTGACGAAGGGCCTGCACAAAGCCTTCCGCAACACCCGCGTGTTCAACACGCTGCTGGATGAAACGATGATCTTGGGCCTCGCCCAGGGTTACGCCAACATGGGCATGCTGCCGCTGCCCGAGATCCAGTACCTGGCGTACTTCCACAACGCCTGTGACCAGATCCGCGGTGAAGCGGCCTCGCTGCAGTTCTTCTCCAACGACCAGTACCGCAATCCGATGGTGATGCGTGTGGCCTCGCTGGGTTACCAGCGTGGTTTCGGCGGCCACTTCCATAACGACAATTCGATCACCGCGTTGCGCGACATTCCCGGCCTGGTCGTGGGCTGCCCCAGCCGCGGCGACGACGCGGCGATGATGCTGCGTACCCTCGCGGCACTGGCCAAGGTCGACGGACGCGTTACCGCATTCCTCGAGCCCATCGCGCTGTACATGACGAAGGACCTGTACGAGGCCGGCGATGGCCAGTGGCAGTTCGCCTACCCGGCCCCGGGGGAGGCGCTCGCCCTGGGCGGAGGGCGTGTCTATAACGACGGCGCGGACGACCTGGTGATCTTCACCTTCGGCAACGGCGTGCCGATGAGCCTGCGTGCGGCGCGGCGCATCGAAACCGAGCGCGGCTGGAAGGTCCGGGTGATCGACCTGCGCTGGCTCGTGCCGCTCAACGACGCGTTCATCGCGGCCCAGGCGAAGGGCGCGAAGCGCATCCTCGTGGTGGATGAAGGCCGCAAGAGTGCCGGCGTGGGCGAAGGCGTGATCACGGCGATCGTCGAAGCCGGGCTCGGTGCCGTGCCGCTCCGCCGCGTCGTGGGCGCGGATACGTTCACCCCGCTGGCGGGGGCCGCGTTCCTGGTGTTGCCGGGCGACGACGACGTGGTCGCCGCGGCCAGCGAACTGGCCTGA
- a CDS encoding glutathione S-transferase family protein produces MSQSTPSIPTVYGLRSSGNCYKVQLLLELLGQPYRWVDTDSTQGATRTPEYLALNPNGKVPLLVLDDGRRLAESNAILCYLAEGTPYLPADAWDRARTLQWLFFEQYSHEPYIAVARFVRRWLPGDHARQAEVPRLIERGAQALDVMEQHIGSESFFSGGAFGVADMALFAYTHCAADGGFDLSRWPRVTAWLERVRSQPRFSAMAA; encoded by the coding sequence GTGAGCCAGAGCACACCTTCGATTCCCACCGTGTACGGCCTGCGCTCGTCGGGCAACTGTTACAAGGTGCAGCTCCTCCTGGAACTGCTCGGGCAGCCTTACCGCTGGGTGGACACCGACAGTACGCAGGGCGCGACGCGCACACCCGAATACCTCGCCCTTAACCCGAACGGAAAGGTGCCCCTGCTGGTGCTCGACGACGGGCGGCGGCTTGCGGAGTCGAACGCGATCCTCTGCTATCTCGCGGAGGGCACGCCTTACCTGCCGGCGGATGCGTGGGATCGCGCGCGCACGCTGCAATGGCTGTTCTTCGAGCAGTACAGCCATGAGCCGTACATCGCCGTGGCGCGGTTCGTCCGCCGCTGGCTGCCAGGCGACCATGCACGGCAGGCCGAGGTGCCGCGCCTGATCGAGCGCGGCGCACAGGCGCTGGACGTCATGGAGCAGCACATCGGAAGCGAATCCTTTTTCAGTGGCGGCGCCTTTGGCGTCGCCGACATGGCGTTGTTCGCCTATACGCATTGCGCCGCCGATGGCGGCTTCGACCTGTCCCGATGGCCCCGTGTCACCGCCTGGCTGGAGCGCGTGCGCTCACAGCCGCGCTTCTCGGCAATGGCCGCCTGA
- a CDS encoding acyl-CoA dehydrogenase family protein yields MAHRLDPLDLYDVRSLLTDEERMVQDAVGRFVDEKVLPIIGDAFDQARFPSELVPEIAALGLLGATLPEEYGCAGMNGVSYGLICQELERGDSGLRSFASVQSSLCMYPIFAYGSEEQKREYLPRMAAGEVIGCFGLTEPHGGSDPANMKTLARRDGDDWVINGAKMWITNGNLAHIAIVWAQTDDGIQGFIVPTDTKGFAAQVVHKKMSLRASVTSALFFDDVRVPDSARLPKVKGLKGPLGCLTQARYGITWGPIGAAQACLKEVLDYSSQRILFGRPLAANQAVQVRLADMARRITAAQLISLQLGRLKDAGRLQPTQVSLAKWNNVRMALDIARDCRDILGGAGITTEHSAIRHALNLESVITYEGTETVHQLVVGRELTGINAF; encoded by the coding sequence ATGGCCCACCGTCTCGACCCGCTCGATCTCTATGACGTCCGTTCGCTGCTGACGGATGAAGAACGCATGGTGCAGGATGCCGTCGGCCGCTTTGTCGACGAAAAGGTGCTGCCGATCATCGGCGACGCCTTTGACCAGGCCCGCTTCCCGTCGGAACTCGTGCCCGAGATTGCCGCCCTGGGGCTGCTCGGGGCGACCCTGCCCGAGGAATACGGCTGCGCCGGCATGAACGGTGTCAGCTACGGCCTGATCTGCCAGGAACTCGAGCGCGGCGATTCCGGCCTGCGCAGCTTCGCCTCGGTGCAGAGCTCGCTGTGCATGTACCCGATCTTCGCCTACGGCTCGGAAGAGCAGAAGCGCGAATACCTGCCGCGCATGGCGGCAGGTGAAGTCATCGGCTGCTTCGGCCTGACCGAGCCGCACGGTGGTTCGGATCCGGCGAACATGAAGACCCTGGCGCGCCGCGATGGCGACGACTGGGTCATCAACGGCGCCAAGATGTGGATCACCAACGGCAACCTCGCGCACATCGCCATCGTGTGGGCGCAGACGGACGACGGCATCCAGGGTTTCATCGTGCCGACCGATACCAAGGGCTTCGCCGCCCAGGTGGTGCACAAGAAGATGAGCCTGCGCGCCTCGGTGACCTCGGCGCTGTTCTTCGACGACGTGCGCGTGCCCGACAGCGCGCGCCTGCCCAAGGTGAAGGGCCTGAAGGGCCCGCTCGGCTGCCTTACCCAGGCCCGCTACGGCATCACCTGGGGCCCGATCGGTGCCGCCCAGGCCTGCCTGAAGGAAGTGCTCGACTACTCGTCCCAGCGCATCCTGTTCGGCCGCCCGCTGGCCGCCAACCAGGCCGTGCAGGTGCGCCTGGCCGACATGGCCCGCCGCATTACCGCCGCGCAGCTGATCTCGCTGCAGCTGGGCCGCCTGAAGGATGCAGGTCGCCTGCAGCCCACCCAGGTGTCGCTGGCGAAGTGGAACAACGTGCGCATGGCCCTGGATATCGCCCGTGATTGCCGCGACATCCTCGGTGGTGCCGGTATCACCACGGAGCATTCCGCGATCCGCCACGCGCTGAACCTGGAATCGGTCATCACCTACGAAGGCACGGAAACCGTGCACCAGCTGGTGGTCGGCCGCGAGCTCACCGGCATCAACGCGTTCTGA
- a CDS encoding DMT family transporter: MFKGVILGFACYAAYAWSDAFVKSLEGTLPAYEAVFFGAVLALAALPFLKKKEDRWSEIVISKLPGLWLLRAMAGAIGNVTAVMAFTALPMAEAFCLIFLLPIFVTILSVIFLREHVGWRRWSAVLVGFLGVLVVLRPGFRHLGTGHVAAIICGITGALSIIALRMAGATEKRITLYGAGVIGPMIAGFIMMLPHFVWPDAHQWFLVLGYGLFAAAGAVLLMLATQNAPANRVAPTQYSQMLWAILFGYLIFHDHLDWPMLIGIVLILGAGLFTFVREEKKTDWWRWTNIV, encoded by the coding sequence ATGTTCAAAGGTGTGATCCTGGGCTTTGCCTGCTACGCGGCCTACGCGTGGAGCGATGCCTTCGTGAAGTCGCTGGAAGGCACCCTGCCCGCGTATGAGGCCGTCTTCTTCGGCGCGGTGCTGGCCCTGGCGGCCCTGCCCTTCCTGAAGAAAAAGGAAGACCGCTGGAGCGAGATCGTCATCTCGAAGCTGCCCGGCCTGTGGCTGCTGCGCGCCATGGCCGGCGCCATCGGCAACGTCACCGCCGTCATGGCGTTCACCGCCCTGCCCATGGCCGAGGCGTTCTGCCTCATCTTCCTGCTACCGATCTTCGTCACCATCCTCTCGGTGATCTTCCTGCGCGAGCACGTGGGCTGGCGGCGCTGGTCGGCGGTGCTGGTGGGCTTCCTCGGCGTGCTCGTCGTCCTTCGCCCGGGTTTCCGCCACCTGGGCACCGGCCACGTCGCGGCGATCATCTGCGGCATCACCGGCGCCCTGTCGATCATCGCCCTGCGCATGGCGGGCGCCACCGAAAAGCGCATCACGCTGTATGGCGCCGGCGTCATCGGCCCGATGATCGCCGGCTTCATCATGATGCTGCCGCACTTCGTCTGGCCCGATGCGCACCAGTGGTTCCTGGTGCTCGGCTACGGTCTCTTTGCCGCGGCCGGTGCCGTGCTGCTGATGCTTGCGACGCAGAACGCCCCGGCCAACCGCGTGGCGCCCACGCAGTACAGCCAGATGTTGTGGGCCATCCTGTTCGGCTACCTCATTTTCCACGACCACCTGGACTGGCCGATGCTCATCGGCATCGTGCTCATCCTCGGCGCCGGCCTGTTCACCTTCGTCCGCGAAGAAAAGAAAACCGACTGGTGGCGCTGGACGAATATCGTCTGA
- a CDS encoding 5'-nucleotidase has protein sequence MNAPDETQPSSAHAESSVGDNRLVVAISSRALFDMGSSHELFERDGLDAYRTYQIEHEDELLKPGVAFPLVQKLLGLNKLSGDLPAVEVILLSRNSGDTGLRIFNAIQHYGLGISRAAFTSGAPTSDYIAPFKADLFLSANAEDVGRALRAGVAAATILPSIAPPRSTEQLRIAFDGDAVIFGDEGERVSQEQGLDAFHRNETELWAEPLSGGPFRGFLSALHRLQAAFPAETSPIRTALVTARSAPAHKRVILTLRRWGVRIDEALFLGGRDKGPFLDAFGADIFFDDSPANVESARRVVATGHVPHGVSNS, from the coding sequence ATGAACGCCCCCGACGAAACCCAGCCCAGTAGCGCCCACGCCGAATCATCCGTCGGCGATAACCGCCTCGTGGTGGCGATTTCGTCGCGCGCGCTGTTCGACATGGGGAGCAGCCATGAGCTGTTCGAGCGCGACGGCCTGGATGCGTACCGCACGTACCAGATCGAGCACGAAGACGAGCTGCTCAAGCCCGGCGTCGCGTTCCCGCTCGTGCAGAAGCTGCTGGGCCTGAACAAGCTCTCGGGCGACCTGCCCGCGGTGGAAGTGATCCTGCTTTCGCGCAATTCCGGTGATACCGGCCTGCGCATCTTCAACGCCATCCAGCATTACGGCCTGGGCATCTCGCGTGCGGCCTTCACCAGCGGCGCGCCGACCTCCGATTACATCGCTCCGTTCAAGGCCGACCTGTTCCTGTCGGCCAACGCCGAGGACGTGGGCCGCGCGCTGCGCGCCGGCGTCGCGGCGGCGACGATCCTGCCCTCCATCGCGCCGCCCCGGTCCACCGAGCAGCTGCGCATCGCCTTCGACGGTGACGCGGTGATCTTCGGCGACGAGGGCGAACGGGTGTCGCAGGAGCAGGGCCTGGATGCGTTCCACCGCAACGAGACCGAACTCTGGGCCGAGCCGCTCTCCGGCGGCCCGTTCCGTGGCTTTCTCTCGGCGTTGCATCGCCTCCAGGCGGCGTTCCCCGCCGAGACCTCGCCGATCCGCACGGCCCTGGTTACGGCACGCTCCGCGCCCGCCCACAAGCGCGTGATCCTCACGCTGCGCCGCTGGGGCGTCCGCATCGACGAAGCGCTGTTCCTCGGTGGTCGCGACAAGGGTCCGTTCCTCGACGCCTTCGGCGCCGACATCTTCTTCGACGATAGCCCCGCCAATGTGGAATCCGCCCGCCGTGTCGTGGCCACGGGCCACGTGCCGCACGGCGTCAGCAATTCATAG
- a CDS encoding NAD kinase yields the protein MRLAFVASETDVAQRARVVLDKRYGGVEPADAEIIVSLGGDGFMLRTLHAHRALGIPFYGMKLGRLGFLMNKHEPEGLVERIERAHPAVLHPLEMHCICCDGVEHRALAFNEVALLRQSNQAAHLQVRLNGEVKLDELVCDGILVATPAGSTAYNLSAHGPILPLDANVLALTPISPFRPRRWRGAILPHAAKVGFDTKDPNKRPISATADFHEVRDVRTVDIRQSRRHGVRLLFDPEHNLQQRILDEQFAL from the coding sequence ATGCGCCTAGCCTTTGTTGCCAGCGAAACCGATGTCGCCCAGCGCGCCCGCGTGGTGCTCGACAAGCGCTACGGCGGTGTTGAGCCCGCCGATGCCGAGATCATCGTCTCGCTCGGTGGCGACGGCTTCATGCTGCGCACCCTGCATGCCCACCGCGCCCTCGGCATTCCGTTCTACGGGATGAAGCTGGGCCGGCTTGGCTTCCTGATGAACAAGCACGAGCCTGAAGGCCTGGTCGAGCGTATCGAGCGGGCGCATCCGGCCGTCCTGCACCCGCTGGAGATGCATTGCATCTGCTGCGATGGCGTGGAGCACCGCGCGCTTGCCTTCAACGAAGTGGCCCTGCTGCGCCAGAGCAACCAGGCCGCCCATCTGCAGGTGCGCCTGAACGGCGAGGTGAAGCTGGACGAACTGGTGTGCGACGGCATCCTTGTCGCCACGCCGGCCGGGTCCACCGCCTACAACCTGTCGGCCCACGGCCCGATCCTGCCGCTGGACGCCAACGTGCTGGCGCTCACGCCAATCAGCCCGTTCCGTCCGCGACGCTGGCGCGGCGCCATCCTGCCGCACGCGGCCAAGGTGGGCTTTGACACGAAAGACCCGAACAAGCGGCCGATCAGCGCCACCGCCGATTTCCACGAAGTGCGTGACGTGCGCACGGTGGACATCCGCCAGAGTCGCCGCCACGGCGTACGGCTGCTGTTCGACCCGGAACACAACCTGCAGCAGCGCATCCTCGATGAGCAGTTCGCGCTGTAG